A window of the Fusarium poae strain DAOMC 252244 chromosome 3, whole genome shotgun sequence genome harbors these coding sequences:
- a CDS encoding hypothetical protein (BUSCO:6122at5125), with the protein MEPLRLKPRQPVEADIENWDDDDFVVEGDDLSFRSPSTATNIPSRPSSSRRRDSGSSHFSFRSEAEGEEEKHVHIPGDDEKSTLDAIAAAQNAGIPLPTNVPSSALMGGTIKRLGGRKIRKVIHDDWENDLEIPDSSQGLKIKRPEQPKSPDTSRHVSFGSTSTHTSPINWGNSPPTSPLDKDIRRESGQSIQTFQSMHSIQSATSNLSAAINLDRFKDGDDDDDFFDGGDTIRASKSHQIPKPVSFITPPTPQRDAKPANVASTDDDFEADLELPSDGKLKLSMRKEIPKTPANQSDDLDWGEGSLGTRWGGTRRDTRSARNSAASALSPSISSSITAESEDETFDGLILPAGPVNWTERLQQRRKSKSPNRISEEPIVPSKKAPAEADKPDFLDGLDIGEGDVFDSSKLTLHKNVKVKETRPASPARPKTALSLTFTNKPVNSTRIPRLNHHERTHSTSLEPVSESGGPIPQRARRSHSRMGHSAQSSIASMPTPTTTSPSRGMPPPPPRRREVGTRTSTTSLRNEPTTTSAQLLKQKRSMPAIRASNTPARQSAYRHDRPPSRSESNRPSSGIRPKTPTERQRQGSMDSPATVRKSHLPFLPAGASQSQSQHVTTKRSGFRRHDSDTSIGSIDLRPGSRTISRSTMRSPSPNHRHRATADTWERLSKPKNKKNFGDGHELDGFDDLPTSRETETRYLKQPTSSGPKVAMRNKLYQNVLPDRNLVNSPSVPAPRPSFTPHFARDTAASRIARETALAQRVPSNGPLTPLSSQRTTQLSSRNNLTPTIPHHSNIRSRKHKRPQQTKPHLISNLNSGKESKMVNGMFYNADTYRWEGNENALNVFEPPVQTPTQVVASTTTREKDSSTPRPALITNISATKGVQVVGGMVFDPQNMCWLKLDNPAKPSSETSDTMDGFDALDDEDVFKDIPDLEDNTADEEGAQGRGSDIKDEWLVGEEFDVGPEFIRRQREEEDRWRRKCEKWIGRGSRDREAWRWTIRELVSQFDDLAM; encoded by the exons ATGGAACCTTTACGACTTAAACCCCGACAACCTGTGGAAGCCGACATAGAAAATTgggatgacgatgactttgttgttgaaggcGACGACTTGTCCTTTCGCAGTCCATCCACGGCAACAAATATTCCATCACGcccatcatcttcaagacGTCGCGATTCTGGCTCTTCGCACTTCTCATTCCGATCTGAGGCTGAgggagaggaagagaagcATGTTCATATTCCAGGCGACGACGAGAAGTCGACTCTTGACGCTATCGCTGCTGCACAAAATGCTGGCATTCCCTTACCAACTAATGTTCCATCCTCTGCCCTCATGGGCGGCACGATTAAACGTCTTGGTGGACGAAAGATCCGAAAAGTCATTCACGATGATTGGGAGAACGACTTGGAGATCCCCGACTCCTCTCAAGGCCTCAAAATAAAGAGACCAGAACAGCCCAAATCCCCCGACACCTCGCGACATGTCAGCTTTGGATCAACTTCTACTCACACGAGTCCTATCAATTGGGGCAATTCGCCTCCTACTTCACCGCTCGACAAGGATATTCGAAGAGAATCTGGCCAATCCATTCAAACTTTTCAGAGCATGCACTCCATTCAATCCGCTACCAGCAATCTTTCAGCAGCTATCAATTTGGACAGATTCAAGGAtggtgacgacgacgacgatttCTTTGACGGCGGTGACACTATCAGAGCCTCCAAGAGTCACCAAATTCCGAAACCTGTTTCATTCATCACACCTCCCACTCCTCAGAGGGATGCAAAGCCGGCCAATGTCGCCAGTACCGATGATGATTTTGAGGCGGATCTTGAGCTTCCGTCGGACGGAAAACTGAAGCTCTCCATGAGAAAGGAGATCCCGAAGACACCTGCTAACCAGTCGGATGATCTGGATTGGGGAGAGGGGAGCCTGGGCACTCGATGGGGCGGAACTCGACGAGACACACGTTCTGCTCGCAACTCTGCCGCTTCTGCGCTCAGCCCAAGTATTTCGAGTTCTATCACTGCTGAGAGCGAAGATGAAACGTTTGATGGATTGATCTTACCCGCTGGTCCTGTTAACTGGACCGAGAGGCTTCAGCAACGCCGAAAAAGCAAATCTCCTAACCGAATCTCCGAGGAACCCATTGTGCCCTCCAAGAAGGCTCCAGCTGAAGCTGATAAACCTGATTTTCTTGATGGGCTCGATATTGGCGAAGGAGATGTTTTTGACTCGAGCAAGCTCACTCTGCACAAGAACGTTAAAGTCAAAGAGACCCGACCGGCCAGCCCGGCTCGTCCTAAAACGGCACTGTCTCTCACATTCACAAACAAACCAGTCAATTCGACTCGGATACCCCGTCTGAATCACCATGAGCGAACTCACTCGACATCACTGGAGCCGGTCTCTGAGAGCGGTGGCCCTATTCCCCAGCGTGCCCGCCGCTCACATTCTAGAATGGGTCACTCGGCTCAGTCATCCATCGCCAGTATGCCAACCCCTACCACAACTTCACCATCCCGTGGGATGCCCCCGCCACCACCACGCAGAAGGGAAGTCGGCACGCGAACCTCGACAACCTCGCTTCGCAATGAACCTACAACAACTAGCGCTCAGCTTCTTAAGCAGAAACGCTCGATGCCAGCGATTCGAGCGTCGAACACCCCAGCTAGACAGTCGGCGTACCGCCATGATAGGCCGCCATCAAGATCGGAAAGCAACCGACCGTCGTCTGGAATACGGCCAAAGACGCCTACCGAACGACAGCGACAAGGTTCAATGGATAGCCCCGCAACTGTCCGCAAGTCTCACCTTCCGTTTCTACCAGCTGGTGCCTCCCAATCACAGTCGCAGCACGTTACTACCAAGCGTAGTGGATTCCGTCGTCATGACTCTGACACTTCCATCGGCTCTATTGACTTGCGTCCCGGTTCTCGCACAATTTCGCGATCCACAATGCGATCACCTAGTCCTAACCATCGTCACCGTGCGACTGCTGATACATGGGAACGTTTGAGCAAGccaaagaacaagaagaacttTGGCGATGGTCACGAGTTGGACGGTTTCGATGATCTGCCAACCTCTAGAGAAACGGAAACAAGGTACCTTAAACAGCCTACCAGCTCAGGACCGAAGGTTGCCATGCGCAACAAACTCTACCAGAACGTTCTTCCAGACAGGAACCTGGTGAATTCCCCATCGGTCCCTGCCCCTCGACCTTCCTTTACTCCTCATTTTGCCCGTGACACCGCTGCAAGTAGAATTGCACGAGAGACAGCACTGGCGCAACGAGTCCCTAGCAACGGTCCGTTGACACCTTTGAGCTCTCAGCGGACCACTCAACTTTCGTCGAGAAATAATTTGACTCCCACCATCCCCCACCACTCAAACATTCGATCAAGGAAACACAAGCGACCTCAGCAGACAAAGCCACATTTAATTTCGAACCTGAACAGTGGCAAAGAATCAAAGA TGGTCAACGGAATGTTTTACAACGCAGACACATATAGATGGGAGGGCAACGAGAACGCCCTCAACGTGTTTGAACCGCCAGTACAGACGCCAACTCAAGTCGTCGCCTCAACCACCACGCGCGAGAAGGATTCGTCAACACCTCGCCCAGCATTGATCACGAACATTAGCGCTACCAAGGGTGTCCAGGTTGTCGGCGGTATGGTGTTTGACCCTCAAAACATGTGTTGGCTCAAACTGGACAACCCAGCTAAACCGTCCTCTGAGACTAGCGATACCATGGATGGTTTCGATGCGCTCGACGATGAGGATGTTTTCAAAGATATTCCAGATTTGGAAGATAACACCGCCGATGAAGAGGGCGCCCAAGGTCGTGGTAGCGACATCAAAGATGAATGGCTTGTCGGCGAAGAATTCGACGTTGGTCCCGAGTTTATCAGACGACAacgcgaagaagaagaccggTGGAGAAGAAAGTGCGAGAAATGGATCGGCCGAGGATCCAGAGATCGCGAAGCTTGGCGGTGGACGATACGCGAGCTTGTCTCACAGTTTGACGATTTGGCGATGTGA
- the NOP2 gene encoding rRNA (cytosine-C5-)-methyltransferase nop2 (BUSCO:18648at5125) has protein sequence MGVGRRMKKQGPPAPLSEEHFAKLKRKAGLPADPVVETPERKKRKTVTKEKVIESKKNGVAKKDVKKTKVTKPVTAAPAPAPAPVPAPKANGRAKKNKKAPVPALEDLSDDEEMDDEFDLDDLEDGSSDLGGAGLKDDFLDSDNDESVFDSDEEAGGKGTKAMFSEDEDESDAEEKLTAANIEGLSRKLDAQRAEEAAEAEAEMAEQALQTNIDGDKPHILSDEDSDDELAIKTQALLAPDLQLLRTRITENIRVLDDFAKLSEEGRSRAEYVSQLLKDICSYYGYSAYLAEKLFNLFTPREAFAFFEANESARPVVIRTNTLRTHRRDLAQALINRGVTLEPVGKWSKVGLQVFESSVPLGATPEYLAGHYILQAASSFLPCMALDPQENERVLDMASAPGGKTTYMSAMMKNTGIVVANDPNKARAKGLIGNIHRLGCRNVIVSNYDAREFPKPMGGFDRVLLDAPCSGTGVIAKDPSVKTNKTELDFMQLPHLQKQLLLAAIDSVNHASKTGGYIVYSTCSVTVEENEQVVNYALSRRPNVRLVDAGLTFGKEGFTSYMGKKFDPSVSLTRRFYPHSLNVDGFYVAKFQKIGPTPASASNARDRTTGPADEVEVVDKTPITTDDDEESGKKNKNDNFGGWDDDEDKEYMEKGRRNAMRRRGLDPNSNSKKAKGKKEKESKK, from the coding sequence ATGGGTGTCGGTCGTCGCATGAAAAAACAGGGGCCGCCTGCTCCCTTGTCAGAGGAGCACTTCGCAAAACTCAAGCGCAAGGCCGGTCTCCCTGCTGATCCCGTCGTTGAGACCCCCgagaggaagaagcgaaAGACTGTCACCAAGGAGAAGGTCATCGAGTCCAAGAAGAACGGCGTCGCCAAGAAGGATGTTAAGAAGACAAAAGTGACAAAGCCTGTAACTGCGGCGCCTGcgcctgctcctgctcctgttCCTGCGCCCAAGGCCAATGGCAgagcaaagaagaacaagaaggccCCAGTGCCGGCGCTGGAAGACCTttccgacgatgaggagatggatgatgagtTTGACCTCGACGACTTGGAGGATGGCTCATCAGATCTTGGCGGCGCTGGACTCAAGGACGATTTCCTCGACTCTGACAACGACGAATCTGTATTCGACTCTGACGAAGAAGCCGGAGGCAAGGGCACAAAGGCTATGTTCTCcgaagatgaggacgagTCAGACGCCGAGGAGAAGCTCACAGCCGCCAACATTGAGGGTCTTTCAAGGAAATTGGATGCTCAAAGGGCAGAGGAAGCCGCCGAGGCAGAGGCTGAGATGGCCGAGCAGGCTCTTCAAACAAACATCGACGGCGACAAGCCTCACATCCTCTCCGACGAGGACAGCGACGACGAACTCGCTATCAAGACACAAGCCCTCCTGGCGCCCGATCTGCAGCTTCTGCGAACCCGAATCACCGAGAACATCCGCGTCCTCGACGACTTTGCTAAGCTTTCCGAGGAGGGTCGCTCAAGAGCCGAGTATGTATCACAGCTTCTCAAGGATATCTGCTCTTACTACGGTTACTCCGCGTATCTGGCCGAGAAGCTTTTCAACCTCTTCACACCCCGCGAAGCTTTCGCTTTCTTCGAGGCCAACGAGTCGGCGCGTCCCGTCGTCATCCGCACAAACACCCTACGCACTCACCGTCGTGATCTCGCTCAGGCTCTGATCAACAGAGGTGTGACCCTTGAACCCGTTGGCAAATGGTCCAAGGTGGGACTTCAAGTCTTTGAGAGCAGCGTTCCTCTGGGTGCTACTCCTGAGTACCTCGCTGGTCACTACATTCTCCAGGCTGCCTCCTCTTTCCTTCCCTGCATGGCTCTTGATCCCCAGGAGAACGAGCGCGTGCTTGATATGGCCTCTGCTCCTGGCGGAAAGACCACATACATGTctgccatgatgaagaaCACCGGTATTGTTGTTGCCAACGATCCTAACAAGGCTCGTGCCAAGGGTCTTATCGGTAACATCCACCGTTTGGGCTGCCGTAACGTCATCGTTTCCAACTACGATGCCCGGGAGTTTCCTAAGCCTATGGGTGGTTTCGACCGTGTCCTTCTCGATGCTCCCTGCTCAGGAACTGGAGTTATTGCCAAGGATCCTAGCGTCAAGACTAACAAGACTGAGCTCGACTTTATGCAACTTCCTCACCTTCAGAAGCAGCTTCTTCTCGCTGCCATTGACTCTGTCAACCACGCTTCCAAGACCGGCGGTTACATCGTCTACTCTACTTGTTCCGTCACCGTCGAGGAGAATGAGCAGGTCGTCAACTACGCTCTTTCACGCCGCCCCAATGTCCGCCTTGTCGATGCCGGCCTTACCTTTGGAAAGGAGGGTTTCACTAGCTACATGGGCAAGAAGTTCGATCCCTCTGTATCTCTGACGAGACGATTCTACCCTCACTCCCTCAACGTCGATGGTTTTTACGTTGCCAAGTTCCAGAAGATTGGTCCTACGCCCGCCAGCGCCTCTAATGCTCGCGACCGCACCACCGGTCCTGCCGACGAGGTCGAGGTTGTCGACAAGACCCCCATTACCacagatgatgacgaggagtccggaaagaagaacaaaaatGATAACTTTGGTGGTtgggatgacgatgaggataAGGAGTACATGGAAAAGGGACGAAGGAACGCCATGCGCCGAAGAGGACTTGATCCCAACAGTAACAGCAAAAAGGCCAAgggaaagaaggagaaggagagcaAAAAGTAG
- a CDS encoding hypothetical protein (BUSCO:52889at5125), with the protein MCSPMHVLRFPRSDDKTAFVLVQITQKGSKPLDLKLVGTEGEEPYVASLKHDKVMSLRVNNCPASESEWQKTLESLFQQEPLPDIQATATVQSEKSISITLRKEVQGITQRLGAITLSHDPDEAIELFEWCGAAVDSSTGSRKAAADLAVRSSEAETAVTQLQSQLEDLIKAKCEDETILLRRFRDLLNEKKIKIREQQQALAALATKSSMASQSQPSQAVEVEVKQPKAKAKKQTRQAAKSRPSKRKAPATRRVEESEDDADVDVDTMDIDIKKEPEDTDPGNTTEATASVDSSDDDDGDAGTGAGTYAHLKSSQQVYGSASTAASQQKAPSKTTENPPPPRALPFATKKTTPKPTDDETDSDDEL; encoded by the exons ATGTGCTCTCCTATGCACGTCCTGAGGTTCCCTCGCAGCGATGACAAAACTGCCTTCGTGCTTGTACAGATAACCCAAAAAGGTTCCAAACCTCTCGACCTCAAATTAGTGGGCACTGAAGGGGAGGAGCCATATGTTGCTTCAT TGAAACATGATAAGGTCATGTCTCTGCGTGTCAACAACTGTCCCGCGTCAGAAAGTGAATGGCAAAAGACTCTCGAGAGCTTGTTTCAGCAGGAACCCCTTCCGGATATCCAAGCTACAGCCACGGTGCAAAGCGAAAAGTCTATATCAATCACCCTTCGTAAAGAGGTACAGGGTATCACG CAACGCCTTGGTGCCATCACTTTGAGCCATGATCCGGATGAAGCCATCGAACTATTCGAGTGGTGCGGTGCAGCTGTCGACTCCTCTACAGGTAGTAGGAAAGCTGCAGCCGACCTGGCAGTCAGATCGTCTGAAGCAGAGACCGCTGTAACCCAACTTCAGTCTCAACTAGAAGACCTGATCAAAGCAAAGTGCGAAGATGAGACTATATTGCTAAGGAGGTTCAGGGACCTCCTGAACgagaagaaaataaagattagGGAACAACAACAGGCATTAGCGGCACTAGCAACAAAATCCAGCATGGCAAGTCAATCGCAACCTTCACAGGCTGTTGAAGTCGAAGTCAAACAgccaaaggcaaaggcaaagaagcAAACTCGACAGGCCGCCAAATCCAGGCCTTCAAAGAGAAAAGCGCCTGCAACAAGGCGAGTGGAGGAATCAGAGGATGatgctgatgttgatgttgataccATGGACATCGACATCAAGAAGGAGCCTGAGGACACAGATCCAGGAAACACAACGGAAGCAACTGCATCTGTCGATAgcagcgacgacgatgatggtgatgctgGTACTGGTGCTGGTACATATGCTCACTTGAAATCATCCCAACAAGTCTATGGTTCTGCATCCACAGCCGCCTCTCAACAAAAGGCTCCTTCAAAGACTACCGAAAATCCTCCGCCACCACGAGCTCTTCCATTTGCAACCAAAAAGACTACACCTAAACCTACTGATGATGAGACCGACTCCGATGATGAGCTGTGA
- a CDS encoding hypothetical protein (BUSCO:1341at5125): protein MSLDPLAPVAPARVKTLLLPLGQIKADRFASFVDRLNQQHVVHLRDISADGRPNRNMFSPLAYPDGAIIYNLVTHVPPPSHLALTPFDLYREPLAIIALADGTELHQKNLNKRQSMNGVGPTTTEKNIRALYQELEELRDTYPKALVHHVLIFDYVNPHDTEIPMPEGLIDIPPPEKCTVTTIRTVMCDISSLLLAEMTTLAKSFEAMTNIESPVPYSTSSRHTNGGSWGGEGGINSLLKRNSSIVSTKHSARSNSAGGIMDKAHARMSMPANSRPGLHSSNSTPGLSSTPPKSNLSNPPMSTDGPSPPASDRSTPEPSALPETIESSRSASRDRISTQGFGAGGVNDRLRHRSKGRAAVVVGSMFLQAGRWTDSIKELSDGAMAARSVNDHLWHGKALELILVNLFLLGWSNIEFHVPTVLIQFPDKPTHKQTPDPTPEDPNQPKHLRNLQALLPELLERIILLYSRVSSDSLPPLPLSETYIRFSKIYQALHLSNGYLDQESLGMIATGIVPDQPLAAPPRFGVTPSRQQIGAMLFKAFPAGASELLTTVDRASILSGIATVLGPLGLHRKKAMVIRELVSVLIGGLVEARTRGAADMGIHPAAGLMSLTSGGGGSSSGSMALEIGECDVEQGIEALMTLLCKSYGIVGFDLTRKAGAKNNEEVDDSDEAVIARIRGQSAARFFGFPDVKLNILRACINFSEALPDFDGVLRFSSDLLRTSGSGVAPGPRREDASPMILRDEQVRLATGISRTAGLVQRLGYNDIAAEYWDEFFVRGIKLEPSLNSKTPVAHSKSILPGAAASRASQDVDPFIYNPFLKKPDETVTQTLVADEYATFKITLQNPYDIEVDVESIHLATEGVEFDAVKEATVVGPYRTQVIRLRGRAKEAGTVKVTGAIIKVRGCRERRFPVFSMPWVPKQELKIKAKGLAALEEAVTDVKPFAPKLEAESMTLTAIQAQPLVVVKSTTLAQSSIMILEGERQVFSVTLQNLAATPVDFMLFSFKDSTQEPLQTAISNRDATPSELYEYELALMKKQALRLPNSQKTRHIAPNGEATFEFEILGKPGLTTATIQVDYTHLGCPQEEMPDQFYTRQVSLDLTVTVNASVELARIDALPVHGEIPQPLWDRLGSSFTANSDEYCLLSVDLRNAWPSQMLVQLESNDGISVQEDILPGNTSRVILPVKRVYLDDPHATIPTLNPSRNRQFVVSASKISPETERANREGFWYRERVLDCLRATWKTTSLPKRSGSIDLRSIRLTTRMIEAIKVDEVDIELSVEDADGEAAEKGVAYVDEFMQLKVRVTNRTAQKIYPLVRILPALCHRPANVGLEFTRKLAWNGTLQQLIPALEGHGSAEISVGMTVLCRGEFEISASVEEVQVWEGPRVEPTRARSESQTMQDAALGVKERRIWHARQPCMLMARDRK from the exons ATGAGCTTAGATCCATTGGCCCCCGTCGCTCCTGCGAGGGTGAAAACTCTTCTTTTACCTCTGGGGCAGATAAAAGCAGACCGATTCGCTTCATTTGTCGATCGATTAAACCAGCAACATGTCGTCCATCTCCGTGACATCAGTGCTGATGGCAGACCTAACAGGA ACATGTTCTCGCCTCTGGCTTACCCGGATGGtgctataatatataacctCGTCACTCACGTTCCGCCTCCCTCTCATCTCGCCCTTACTCCCTTCGACTTATACCGAGAACCCCTTGCTATAATAGCTCTGGCGGATGGCACCGAGCTGCATCAGAAGAACCTGAATAAACGGCAATCTATGAACGGTGTAGGACCGACGACAACAGAAAAGAATATCAGGGCGTTATACCAGGAGCTTGAGGAGCTGCGCGATACCTACCCCAAAGCCCTTGTGCACCATGTTCTAATCTTCGACTATGTCAACCCCCACGACACCGAGATCCCAATGCCCGAGGGTCTCATTGATATCCCTCCACCCGAAAAATGTACGGTGACTACGATCAGGACAGTCATGTGTGACATCTCCTCGCTTCTGCTCGCTGAGATGACGACATTGGCCAAGTCTTTCGAGGCCATGACGAATATCGAGTCTCCTGTACCTTATTCAACCTCTTCGAGGCATACTAATGGTGGCTCATGGGGTGGTGAAGGCGGTATAAATAGTCTTCTGAAGAGGAATTCGAGCATCGTTTCTACCAAGCATTCTGCGCGCTCCAACTCGGCAGGCGGGATTATGGATAAGGCCCATGCTCGCATGTCTATGCCAGCGAACAGTCGTCCAGGTCTCCATTCGAGTAACTCGACGCCAGGGTTGTCATCGACGCCTCCAAAGAGTAACCTATCAAACCCGCCCATGTCCACGGATGGCCCAAGTCCTCCGGCTAGTGATCGGTCGACACCAGAACCATCGGCGCTGCCAGAGACCATTGAGAGCTCTCGATCAGCTAGTCGGGATCGAATATCAACCCAGGGTTTTGGCGCCGGAGGTGTGAATGACCGGTTGAGACATAGAAGCAAGGGACGGGCGGCAGTAGTTGTTGGTTCGATGTTTTTACAGGCTGGTCGATGGACAGATTCTATCAAGGAGCTTAGTGATGGTGCTATGGCTGCTCGGTCTGTTAATGATCATCTGTGGCACGGCAAGGCGCTGGAGCTCATCTTGGTAAACCTGTTCCTCCTTGGCTGGTCCAATATCGAGTTTCATGTACCTACCGTGCTTATCCAGTTCCCGGACAAGCCAACCCATAAGCAAACCCCGGATCCTACGCCCGAGGATCCCAATCAGCCGAAACATCTTAGAAACCTTCAGGCACTGCTTCCTGAATTGCTTGAGCGTATCATCCTCCTCTACTCTAGGGTGTCTTCAGACAGCCTTCCTCCCTTACCACTATCCGAAACTTACATCCGATTCTCAAAGATCTACCAGGCTCTTCACCTGTCTAATGGCTACCTTGATCAAGAATCCCTAGGCATGATTGCGACTGGAATAGTCCCTGACCAACCTCTTGCGGCGCCGCCGCGATTCGGTGTAACACCTTCGCGACAACAAATCGGGGCCATGCTGTTCAAGGCATTTCCCGCAGGTGCTTCTGAACTCCTTACCACTGTCGACCGAGCGTCTATTCTGAGCGGTATAGCCACTGTTCTGGGGCCTTTGGGACTTCACCGAAAGAAGGCTATGGTAATAAGAGAACTTGTATCAGTCCTCATTGGTGGTCTGGTCGAAGCACGAACACGAGGCGCCgctgatatgggtatccatCCTGCTGCTGGGCTAATGTCATTGACTTCTGGCGGCGGTGGCTCAAGCAGTGGCTCAATGGCCTTGGAGATTGGAGAGTGCGATGTCGAACAGGGCATAGAGGCCTTGATGACCCTGCTCTGCAAATCTTATGGCATCGTTGGGTTTGATTTGACCCGTAAGGCCGGCGCCAAGAACAAcgaagaggttgatgatTCGGATGAGGCTGTGATTGCTAGGATACGTGGTCAGTCTGCAGCTCGCTTCTTCGGGTTCCCAGACGTGAAGCTTAATATTCTGAGAGCTTGTATCAACTTCTCGGAAGCTTTGCCGGATTTCGACGGCGTTCTGCGATTCTCGAGTGATCTCTTGCGTACATCCGGCTCAGGTGTCGCTCCGGGACCACGACGAGAGGATGCATCGCCAATGATCCTTCGAGATGAGCAAGTGCGGCTGGCTACCGGAATATCAAGGACAGCAGGTCTGGTACAGAGACTGGGCTATAATGATATAGCAGCGGAGTACTGGGATGAGTTCTTTGTGAGAGGAATCAAGCTTGAACCCTCACTAAACAGCAAAACGCCGGTTGCTCACTCAAAAAGCATCCTTCCTGGTGCTGCCGCCAGTCGTGCTTCCCAGGATGTCGATCCGTTCATCTACAACCCGTTTCTGAAGAAGCCTGATGAGACAGTGACTCAGACCCTTGTGGCTGATGAATATGCCACCTTCAAGATTACACTACAGAACCCATATGATATAGAAGTTGATGTCGAGTCCATCCACTTGGCCACAGAGGGCGTTGAATTTGATGCTGTCAAGGAGGCAACGGTAGTTGGACCGTATCGAACTCAAGTTATACGGCTCAGGGGTAGAGCAAAGGAGGCGGGGACCGTCAAGGTTACCGGCGCCATCATCAAAGTTCGGGGATGCCGGGAGCGACGATTCCCCGTCTTCTCTATGCCTTGGGTACCAAAGCAAGAGCTCAAGATTAAGGCCAAGGGCTTGGCTGCACTCGAGGAGGCCGTGACAGACGTCAAGCCTTTTGCTCCAAAGCTCGAGGCTGAAAGTATGACTCTTACGGCGATTCAAGCACAGCCGCTGGTTGTGGTCAAGTCCACCACGCTTGCCCAGTCTTCAATTATGATCTTGGAGGGCGAGAGGCAAGTTTTCTCTGTGACATTACAGAATCTTGCAGCGACGCCAGTAGACTTCATGCTCTTCTCATTCAAAGACTCTACGCAAGAGCCTTTGCAGACTGCGATCAGCAACCGAGATGCGACACCCTCTGAGCTCTACGAGTACGAGCTTGCGCTGATGAAAAAACAAGCATTGCGACTTCCTAACAGTCAAAAAACTCGTCATATTGCGCCTAATGGAGAGGCAACGTTTGAATTCGAAATCCTCGGCAAGCCTGGACTCACAACTGCAACAATCCAGGTTGATTACACGCATTTGGGATGCCCACAAGAAGAAATGCCTGATCAGTTTTACACGAGACAGGTATCCCTGGACCTTACTGTAACAGTCAATGCTAGCGTTGAGCTTGCTCGAATCGATGCGCTCCCTGTGCATGGCGAGATTCCTCAGCCTTTGTGGGATCGCTTGGGCAGTTCCTTCACGGCAAACTCCGACGAATATTGTCTGTTGTCCGTGGATCTTCGCAATGCTTGGCCAAGTCAAATGCTGGTCCAATTGGAGAGCAATGACGGAATATCCGTCCAAGAAGACATTCTTCCTGGTAACACAAGCCGAGTTATCCTACCTGTCAAGAGGGTGTATTTGGATGATCCTCATGCCACAATACCAACGCTCAATCCGTCTCGAAACCGACAGTTCGTGGTCAGTGCCAGCAAAATCTCACCCGAAACAGAACGAGCAAACCGTGAAGGTTTCTGGTACAGGGAAAGAGTTCTTGATTGCCTCAGAGCCACATGGAAGACGACGTCGCTGCCTAAGAGGAGCGGCTCGATCGACCTGAGAAGCATCAGACTGACCACGCGAATGATCGAGGCGATTAAAGTCGACGAGGTCGATATCGAATTATCGGTTGAGGATGCTGATGGCGAGGCAGCTGAGAAGGGTGTGGCGTAtgttgatgagtttatgCAACTCAAGGTACGCGTCACCAACCGAACAGCCCAGAAAATCTATCCCCTCGTCAGGATTCTACCTGCGCTTTGCCATCGACCTGCGAATGTTGGCCTAGAGTTTACACGAAAGCTTGCATGGAACGGTACACTACAACAGCTCATCCCAGCATTGGAAGGACACGGTAGCGCAGAGATTTCAGTAGGCATGACAGTGCTCTGCCGTGGCGAGTTTGAGATATCAGCATCTGTAGAAGAGGTGCAAGTCTGGGAAGGACCTAGAGTTGAGCCTACACGGGCACGATCGGAGTCACAGACAATGCAGGATGCTGCTCTCGGTGTCAAGGAGAGGCGTATTTGGCATGCGAGACAGCCTTGTATGCTGATGGCGAGAGACCGCAAGTag